A genomic stretch from Calditerricola satsumensis includes:
- a CDS encoding histidine triad nucleotide-binding protein gives MPQDCVFCKIIEKQLPARFEHEDEQVVVFHDINPKAPTHLLIVPRKHIPTMMDVAKEDLPLIAHIHAVAQELYRKLGLTGMRLVNNCNKDGGQEVFHLHYHLMGWKGANG, from the coding sequence GCAAGACTGCGTGTTCTGCAAGATCATTGAAAAACAGCTGCCGGCGCGGTTTGAACACGAGGATGAGCAGGTGGTCGTCTTCCACGACATCAACCCCAAGGCTCCCACGCACCTCTTGATCGTGCCGCGCAAGCACATCCCGACGATGATGGACGTGGCCAAGGAGGACCTCCCCCTGATTGCCCACATCCACGCCGTGGCCCAGGAGCTGTACCGCAAGCTGGGTCTGACGGGCATGCGCCTTGTCAACAATTGCAACAAGGACGGGGGGCAGGAAGTGTTCCACCTGCATTACCATCTGATGGGGTGGAAAGGCGCAAACGGCTAA